One window of the Candidatus Methylomirabilota bacterium genome contains the following:
- a CDS encoding ATPase, T2SS/T4P/T4SS family, with translation MAEAKLGQPVSRRLGDLLVREGLINQEQLQRALADQKGSNEKLGSILVRLDFINEDQLIDFLSKQYGIPSITLTQLDVDAEVVKLVPAQIARKYEVLPIKRAGNQLTLAMADPTNVFAVDDVGFMTNLQVVPVVASQGAIRKAIDRLYEAQTGGLADVITEMDSALADVEVVEGEDENWAKADIFELKESADEPPVVRLVNMILVDAIRRGASDIHLEPYEKVFRVRFRIDGVLHEIMTPPKRLEAALTSRVKIMSSLDIAERRLPQDGRIKLRYNQREIDFRVSTLPTIFGEKTVMRILDKDSLQLDLAMLGFDPWGLEQFTRAIHQPYGMILITGPTGSGKTTTLYSAIHTINSPDVNIMTAEDPVEYNLKGVNQ, from the coding sequence ATGGCCGAAGCGAAGCTCGGACAGCCAGTTAGCCGACGCCTCGGAGACCTCCTGGTCAGGGAAGGCCTGATCAACCAGGAGCAGCTCCAGCGAGCGCTCGCAGACCAAAAGGGTAGCAACGAGAAGCTCGGCTCCATCCTCGTCCGACTGGATTTCATCAACGAAGACCAGCTGATCGACTTCCTCTCCAAGCAGTACGGCATCCCGTCCATCACGCTCACCCAGCTCGACGTGGATGCCGAGGTGGTCAAGCTCGTCCCCGCGCAGATCGCCCGGAAGTATGAGGTACTGCCAATCAAGCGGGCGGGGAATCAGCTCACCCTCGCCATGGCCGACCCGACCAACGTGTTCGCGGTGGACGACGTCGGGTTCATGACGAACCTTCAGGTCGTGCCAGTGGTGGCCTCGCAGGGCGCCATCCGCAAGGCCATCGATCGGCTCTACGAGGCGCAGACCGGCGGCCTCGCCGACGTCATCACCGAGATGGACTCCGCGCTCGCCGACGTCGAGGTCGTCGAGGGCGAAGACGAGAACTGGGCGAAAGCCGACATCTTCGAGTTGAAGGAGTCGGCGGACGAGCCTCCGGTCGTCCGGCTGGTGAACATGATCCTGGTCGATGCGATCCGCCGCGGGGCCTCCGACATCCATCTCGAGCCCTACGAGAAGGTGTTCCGGGTGCGCTTCCGGATCGACGGCGTGCTGCACGAGATCATGACTCCGCCCAAGCGCCTCGAGGCCGCCCTGACCTCCCGCGTGAAGATCATGTCGAGCCTGGACATCGCCGAGCGGCGGCTGCCCCAGGACGGCCGCATCAAGCTCCGCTACAACCAGCGCGAGATCGACTTCCGGGTGTCCACCCTGCCGACGATCTTCGGCGAGAAGACCGTCATGCGAATCCTCGACAAGGACTCGCTCCAGCTTGATCTCGCCATGCTGGGCTTCGATCCGTGGGGCCTCGAGCAGTTCACACGTGCCATCCATCAGCCCTACGGCATGATCCTGATCACGGGGCCCACCGGCTCCGGCAAGACGACGACGCTTTACTCCGCCATCCACACCATCAACTCGCCCGACGTGAACATCATGACGGCGGAGGATCCGGTCGAGTACAACCTGAAGGGCGTCAACCAG
- a CDS encoding macro domain-containing protein: MKAKLGTTTISVQLGDITDAEVDAIVNAANSQLLMGTGVAGAIKRKGGTVIEEDAVRQGPVEVGESVLTVAGNLAATHVIHAATMGPDLKTDPTKIGAATRSTLALAEKHRLTSIAFPALGSGVGGISPAVSADAMLTALAEHLKSGKSSLQKVQFILYQAEAQKPFTDMLKKVTEL; the protein is encoded by the coding sequence ATGAAGGCCAAGCTCGGGACCACTACCATTTCGGTCCAGCTCGGCGACATCACGGACGCGGAGGTCGACGCGATCGTCAATGCGGCCAACTCCCAGCTCCTGATGGGAACGGGGGTGGCCGGCGCTATCAAGCGTAAGGGTGGCACGGTCATCGAGGAAGACGCAGTGCGTCAGGGTCCGGTGGAGGTGGGCGAGTCCGTGCTCACCGTCGCCGGGAATCTGGCAGCGACCCATGTGATCCATGCGGCAACGATGGGGCCCGACCTCAAGACCGACCCCACCAAGATCGGAGCGGCTACCCGGTCGACCCTCGCCCTCGCCGAGAAGCATCGGCTGACGTCGATCGCCTTCCCAGCCCTGGGAAGCGGGGTCGGAGGCATCTCTCCGGCGGTCAGCGCTGACGCGATGCTCACCGCGCTCGCGGAGCATCTCAAGAGCGGTAAGTCCTCTTTACAAAAGGTCCAATTCATTCTTTACCAGGCCGAGGCACAGAAACCTTTTACCGATATGTTGAAAAAGGTGACTGAGTTATAG
- the mazG gene encoding nucleoside triphosphate pyrophosphohydrolase, whose amino-acid sequence MPDSAGTLFDSLLSIMSRLRSEGGCPWDREQTRATLKPYLIEEAYEALEALDGGSSEHIQEELGDVLFQVVFHAQLARETGEFTMADLLTRLNEKMIRRHPHVFAGGQVADAAEALSQWERIKRGEGKARSALDGVPASLPALLRAQRLQVKAGRVGFDWPTWREAWAKVGEEMAELDQAASAGEAERVREELGDLLFSVVNVARLLGVDAEDSLRRAAEKFTRRFKEVESEMSAAGRTLDNASLEELDRTWETVKAREERDTPPAGGAAGGGR is encoded by the coding sequence ATGCCTGACTCCGCCGGCACTCTCTTCGACTCGTTGCTCTCCATCATGTCCCGCCTGAGATCGGAAGGCGGTTGCCCCTGGGACCGGGAGCAGACGCGGGCCACCCTCAAGCCATATCTGATCGAGGAAGCCTACGAGGCCCTCGAGGCCCTCGACGGCGGCTCGAGCGAGCACATCCAGGAGGAGCTGGGCGACGTCCTCTTCCAAGTCGTCTTCCACGCCCAGCTCGCCCGCGAGACCGGCGAGTTCACGATGGCCGACCTGCTCACGCGCCTCAACGAGAAGATGATCCGCCGGCATCCCCACGTCTTCGCGGGCGGTCAGGTCGCCGACGCCGCCGAGGCGCTGTCCCAGTGGGAACGGATCAAGCGCGGCGAGGGCAAGGCCCGATCGGCCCTCGATGGAGTGCCCGCTTCCCTCCCCGCGCTGCTCCGGGCCCAGCGCCTGCAGGTCAAGGCCGGCCGCGTGGGATTCGATTGGCCGACGTGGCGGGAGGCATGGGCGAAGGTCGGCGAGGAGATGGCCGAGCTCGATCAGGCCGCGAGCGCAGGCGAAGCGGAGCGCGTGCGCGAAGAGCTGGGCGACCTCCTCTTCTCCGTCGTGAACGTGGCTCGCCTCCTCGGAGTGGACGCCGAGGACAGCTTGCGCAGGGCCGCCGAGAAGTTCACCCGTCGCTTCAAAGAGGTGGAGTCCGAGATGAGCGCCGCGGGCCGGACGTTGGACAACGCATCCCTGGAGGAGCTGGACCGAACCTGGGAGACGGTAAAAGCCCGCGAGGAGCGGGACACACCGCCGGCGGGCGGCGCCGCGGGGGGCGGGCGATGA
- a CDS encoding DUF1844 domain-containing protein, whose protein sequence is MAEEESFKITDRRHRDAPADPLPPPRAEPAPPPSPPRAASAPLPPEGRDLTGPDLASLFVMFASSAMIALGEAPDPMSGERSIDLTQAREAVDILLLLREKTEGNRSEQENHLLEEILYDLQMRFVRATKGGSG, encoded by the coding sequence ATGGCGGAGGAGGAAAGCTTCAAGATCACCGACCGGCGGCATCGTGACGCCCCCGCCGATCCCCTGCCGCCGCCTCGGGCCGAGCCCGCCCCGCCGCCATCGCCTCCGCGCGCGGCGAGTGCGCCCCTGCCGCCCGAGGGCCGCGACTTGACGGGACCCGATCTCGCGAGCCTCTTCGTGATGTTCGCGAGCTCGGCCATGATCGCGCTGGGCGAAGCCCCAGATCCGATGAGCGGCGAGCGATCCATCGATCTCACCCAGGCGCGAGAGGCCGTCGACATCCTGCTGCTGCTGCGCGAGAAGACCGAGGGCAACCGCTCGGAGCAGGAGAATCACCTGCTCGAGGAGATCCTCTACGACCTGCAGATGCGCTTCGTTCGCGCGACGAAGGGCGGGAGCGGTTAG